Proteins encoded together in one Cervus canadensis isolate Bull #8, Minnesota chromosome 7, ASM1932006v1, whole genome shotgun sequence window:
- the MUC20 gene encoding mucin-20 yields MVAGVPAMMSFLWCLALPLSFCCWEAGAPRSSAGPSGSGHTEVPAVTPEVWTSSEEVFQATDLTDPSVPNHASWETQTLSTQTSDRTFIRGGTVSEAETREDKTMALMTRKPSKFMAVITTPMATSSTSGSPMGCVRTTVIGSELWKVVFENLCTFDSSEEAKRILKFTYISEAEALPSESSASSDSSVPAVTTSQALPADITALTKALVTCITNTKVINCRVMETEPTAAIPGTSYIDHSSTGGQALTTSERSALPDSTEAKSHLTRNTTSVETWTIAHATESVTPAVTVTLSSTSEKEMTAAKATTPSGTLVTVSKNLLEESSALSVETTSDTSISGIITVSTEDATTVSKVTSPAGFSAMVYSFSKETSTTSSTSSETSTTHSTFSGSIPTISRSSLPSFHLPMVDSIPETSVTSAKTTASANSSPTASADSTPETSFSSTKITATTSSSSETSVTSAKTTDSVKTLKTASAGGGKPSTTPATTGWTRWTDITPGADGGFLLLRLNVASLEDLTDPRVAERLMHQLSHKLDLLTFPVQVSLLHVRSG; encoded by the exons ATGGTGGCTGGAGTCCCAGCTATGATGAGCTTTCTCTGGTGCCTGGCTCTGCCCCTTTCCTTCTGCTGCTGGGAGGCTGGGGCCCCCAGGAGCTCTGCAG GCCCCAGTGGATCAGGCCACACAGAAGTGCCCGCTGTGACTCCAGAGGTCTGGACAAGCTCAGAGGAAGTCTTTCAGGCTACTGACCTCACTGATCCCTCTGTGCCAAACCACGCCTCTTGGGAAACTCAAACCCTGAGCACCCAAACCTCTGACAGGACCTTCATCAGAGGTGGCACCGTTTCAGAAGCAGAGACCAGGGAAGATAAGACCATGGCTCTCAtgacaagaaagccttccaagTTCATGGCTGTGATCACTACTCCCATGGCAACATCATCCACAAGTGGCAGCCCCATGGGATGTGTAAGGACCACTGTCATAGGCAGTGAGCTCTGGAAAGTTGTCTTTGAGAACCTTTGCACTTTTGACAGCTCTGAAGAAGCAAAGAGAATCTTGAAATTCACTTACATTTCTGAAGCTGAGGCCCTACCCTCAGAGAGCAGTGCCTCCTCTGACAGCTCAGTTCCAGCCGTCACCACCTCACAAGCCCTGCCAGCAGACATCACTGCTCTGACTAAGGCCTTGGTTACCTGCATCACCAACACCAAGGTGATCAACTGCAGAGTTATGGAAACAGAACCAACTGCCGCCATCCCTGGGACCTCATACATAGATCACAGCTCCACAGGAGGACAGGCCCTGACCACCTCTGAGAGGTCAGCCTTGCCTGACTCCACTGAAGCAAAATCACACCTTACCAGGAACACAACCTCTGTTGAGACCTGGACAATAGCCCACGCCACAGAATCAGTCACACCTGCTGTCACAGTCACCCTCAGTAGCAcctcagaaaaggaaatgacagcagCCAAGGCCACTACCCCAAGTGGAACCTTGGTGACAGTCAGCAAGAACCTTTTGGAAGAAAGCTCAGCCCTCTCTGTTGAGACAACAAGTGACACCAGTATCTCAGGGATAATTACTGTCTCTACAGAGGATGCGACAACAGTAAGCAAAGTGACTTCCCCTGCTGGGTTCTCAGCTATGGTCTACAGCTTCTCCAAAGAAACCTCCACCACGAGTTCCACCTCCTCAGAGACTTCTACCACACACAGCACATTCAGTGGGTCCATTCCCACCATCAGCAGGagctctcttccttctttccatctgCCTATGGTTGACAGTATCCCAGAAACAAGTGTTACCTCAGCCAAGACCACAGCCTCAGCCAACAGCAGCCCCACAGCCTCAGCCGACAGCACCCCAGAAACAAGTTTCTCCTCAACCAAGATCACAGCCACGACCAGTAGTAGCTCAGAAACAAGCGTCACCTCAGCCAAGACCACAGACTCAGTGAAGACCTTGAAAACAGCCAGCGCAGGTGGAGGGAAGCCCTCAACAACCCCGGCCACCACTGGTTGGACAAGGTGGACAGATATTACTCCAG GCGCAGATGGAGGCTTCCTCCTCCTGAGGCTGAACGTGGCCTCCCTTGAAGACCTCACTGACCCCAGAGTGGCAGAGAGGCTGATGCATCAG CTCAGCCATAAACTGGACCTGCTTACATTTCCTGTCCAAGTCTCCCTGCTGCATGTCAGGAGTGGCTGA